Proteins from a single region of Candidatus Limnocylindrales bacterium:
- a CDS encoding AAA family ATPase, with the protein MAGTSGAAPARRRIGQGFELDLSGEQLCRGGQTIAVRPKSWLVLRYLSERAGELVSIGDLLDVAWPGTAITPNTLSNVINELRRALGDSASDPRFIQTVHRRGFRWLGAGAGDGRPPSESDSRGSVPHTEVFVGRETELERLRRCWTDAKAGRRQIVFVGGDAGIGKTTLVAELMRSLDDGESLIARGGAVESTGALEPYVPFVGAIDDLLSRERALVLPLLQRSAPGWLAMMPWTAAPESAPLSPAAPLDTAPSLLFQGATFWESVAAMRPTLLVIEDLHMADAATIALVGLLAERTATARLMVLATWRSAQAVATEHAAAGLVRRLQASRRASVISLSPLLRVEIERWLSHRFASDSVAAALAPALEQLSEGNPLFLRALSEHAVERGIISSDGSAWQLPVDPAATLLELPDDLRDIVGAQLDVLGPDETEALEVAAAVGLRFCAQDVASGCGRPVAAADSLCHRLGKARHFIRACGSVTRPDGTRSGEYEFVHSLFRHACYARMSSARRQLVHERIALGMEMAHGERTTEAVYQLAEQFEAADDLERAVQYLSKAAASAVEPDAQAEARKRLEQLLQRLHEEPRSRARDSEDAQFQLTGLDFQRTGGDYFQYYQTAERLALRAGDSRLVFTARLGLAVGQLALGETEQAELTAEKLLVMADRELPTLRPQALTAASFAPVVKGELEKAAARLSVAVTLDPEPGIPATVDQRAWQEIHYAYVLALLGRLRESEVWLERSLARCEDSDHPVSQSLVQTHAAEICIVLRNPDRAARCNERSSQITQQLIGKITARNRAIASWAAFERTPSAELCDAMEGINQRRWLSWPAVLASAQRRVGRLEKALQTIEAGFQYAVDTSSAIYLADLHRERGEIAMARLTHERGAGTAAEAETQFREAVRVAHHQRSRLLELRARVCLARLLARTERAAEARQQLEDILGSFEGEPAAADITEAMAANQSIC; encoded by the coding sequence ATGGCCGGGACTTCTGGTGCTGCTCCCGCGCGTCGCCGGATCGGTCAGGGTTTCGAGCTGGATCTTTCCGGCGAACAACTCTGCCGCGGCGGGCAGACCATTGCGGTGCGGCCCAAGAGCTGGCTCGTGCTCCGGTATCTCAGCGAACGAGCGGGCGAGCTCGTTTCGATAGGCGACCTTCTCGATGTCGCGTGGCCTGGAACAGCAATCACACCGAACACGCTGAGCAACGTCATCAACGAGCTGAGACGGGCTCTCGGGGACAGCGCATCCGATCCGCGCTTCATCCAGACCGTGCACAGGCGCGGATTCCGCTGGCTTGGGGCCGGTGCGGGCGACGGTCGTCCGCCTTCGGAATCCGATTCCCGCGGCTCCGTGCCACACACGGAAGTATTCGTTGGCCGAGAGACTGAGCTGGAGCGACTTCGTCGCTGCTGGACCGATGCAAAGGCGGGCCGGCGGCAGATCGTTTTCGTTGGAGGCGATGCCGGTATTGGCAAGACGACACTCGTCGCTGAGCTCATGCGCTCGCTCGATGATGGAGAGAGCCTGATCGCGCGCGGCGGCGCTGTCGAATCGACAGGCGCCCTCGAGCCATACGTGCCGTTTGTCGGTGCGATCGATGACCTGCTGTCGCGCGAGCGCGCTCTGGTGCTGCCTTTGTTGCAGCGCTCAGCTCCCGGCTGGCTCGCCATGATGCCTTGGACTGCCGCGCCCGAATCAGCCCCGCTTTCGCCGGCTGCACCTCTCGACACTGCTCCCTCGCTGCTGTTCCAGGGAGCAACCTTCTGGGAATCCGTCGCGGCGATGCGACCCACGCTGCTGGTGATCGAAGACCTTCACATGGCGGATGCGGCAACGATCGCGCTCGTCGGGCTTCTCGCCGAGCGCACCGCGACGGCACGACTCATGGTGCTCGCTACGTGGCGCTCTGCGCAGGCCGTTGCGACCGAGCACGCCGCCGCGGGCCTTGTCCGGCGGTTGCAGGCGTCGCGCCGTGCGAGCGTGATCTCCTTGTCACCGCTGCTGCGTGTCGAGATCGAGCGGTGGCTGTCCCATCGCTTCGCCAGCGACTCGGTTGCCGCAGCGCTTGCGCCGGCGCTGGAACAGCTCTCGGAGGGCAACCCGCTCTTTCTCCGCGCGCTCAGCGAACATGCGGTCGAGCGGGGCATCATCAGCAGCGACGGAAGTGCCTGGCAGCTTCCAGTCGATCCTGCTGCCACGCTGCTCGAGCTTCCGGACGATCTGCGCGACATCGTGGGAGCACAGCTCGACGTGCTCGGCCCGGACGAAACCGAAGCCCTGGAGGTTGCAGCCGCGGTGGGGCTGCGCTTCTGCGCGCAGGACGTCGCCAGCGGATGCGGACGGCCGGTGGCTGCTGCCGATTCGCTCTGCCATCGCCTCGGGAAGGCGCGTCATTTCATCCGCGCGTGTGGCAGTGTCACTCGTCCCGACGGCACTCGCAGCGGCGAATACGAGTTCGTGCATTCTCTCTTCCGTCACGCCTGCTACGCGCGCATGTCGTCGGCGCGCCGCCAGCTCGTTCACGAGCGGATCGCGCTCGGAATGGAAATGGCCCACGGCGAGCGAACGACGGAGGCTGTTTACCAGCTCGCTGAGCAGTTCGAGGCGGCGGACGATCTCGAGAGGGCGGTGCAGTATCTGTCGAAGGCCGCCGCATCCGCGGTCGAACCCGACGCACAGGCCGAAGCGCGCAAGCGTCTCGAACAGTTGCTTCAAAGGCTTCACGAAGAACCCCGAAGCCGCGCGCGTGATAGCGAGGATGCCCAGTTCCAGCTTACCGGCCTCGACTTTCAGCGCACGGGGGGCGACTACTTCCAGTACTACCAGACGGCGGAGCGGTTGGCCTTGCGAGCGGGAGACAGCCGCCTCGTCTTCACCGCGCGCCTCGGACTCGCTGTCGGCCAGCTTGCGCTCGGAGAAACGGAGCAGGCCGAGCTCACCGCGGAAAAGCTTCTCGTGATGGCCGACAGGGAGCTGCCCACTCTTCGTCCACAAGCGCTCACGGCGGCGTCGTTCGCACCGGTCGTCAAAGGAGAGCTCGAGAAGGCCGCGGCGCGTCTTTCGGTAGCCGTCACGCTGGATCCGGAGCCGGGCATTCCCGCCACCGTCGATCAGCGCGCGTGGCAGGAGATTCACTACGCGTACGTGCTTGCGCTGCTCGGAAGACTCCGCGAGTCGGAAGTGTGGCTCGAACGATCACTCGCGCGCTGTGAGGATTCGGATCATCCGGTCAGCCAATCTTTGGTACAGACCCACGCCGCGGAGATCTGCATCGTGCTGCGCAATCCCGATCGAGCCGCGCGCTGCAACGAACGATCGTCGCAGATCACGCAGCAGCTCATCGGAAAAATCACTGCGCGAAACCGCGCGATCGCGAGCTGGGCCGCCTTTGAGCGCACACCTTCGGCCGAGTTGTGCGATGCGATGGAAGGCATCAATCAACGCCGCTGGTTGTCCTGGCCGGCAGTGCTCGCCTCGGCGCAGAGGCGCGTCGGCCGGCTCGAGAAGGCTCTTCAGACGATCGAGGCCGGCTTCCAATACGCCGTCGACACCAGCTCGGCGATCTATCTGGCAGACTTGCACCGCGAGCGCGGCGAGATCGCGATGGCCCGGCTCACGCACGAACGCGGCGCCGGCACCGCCGCCGAAGCGGAAACGCAGTTCCGCGAAGCAGTGCGCGTGGCGCACCATCAGCGTTCCCGGCTGCTCGAGCTCCGAGCCAGAGTTTGCCTCGCGCGACTGCTCGCCCGGACGGAGCGTGCGGCCGAGGCTCGCCAGCAGCTCGAGGACATTCTCGGTTCCTTCGAGGGCGAGCCGGCTGCCGCGGACATCACCGAGGCGATGGCCGCGAACCAGAGTATCTGCTGA
- a CDS encoding GNAT family N-acetyltransferase codes for MGIEIRPATLSDEEGALYLLEQLFEPPGGVPPDYTRRRSSTSFRWAVEQPNADILLAFDGDRAVGLTSVYADIQSLGFGPKCWLQDMVVDEKRRSEGIGGQLLAAAEDWATARGLTHIELSSNSRRADAHRFYERAGFSRANAYLKWLG; via the coding sequence ATGGGAATCGAGATACGCCCGGCAACCCTCTCGGACGAGGAGGGCGCGCTTTACCTGCTCGAGCAGTTGTTCGAGCCGCCCGGCGGCGTGCCCCCCGACTACACGCGACGCCGCTCGTCGACATCGTTCCGCTGGGCAGTGGAGCAACCGAATGCCGACATACTTCTGGCTTTTGATGGTGACAGAGCCGTGGGCTTGACGAGTGTCTATGCGGACATCCAATCGCTCGGCTTCGGTCCGAAGTGTTGGCTGCAGGACATGGTTGTCGATGAGAAGAGGCGGTCCGAGGGCATCGGCGGTCAGTTGCTGGCCGCGGCCGAGGACTGGGCGACGGCGCGCGGCCTCACTCACATCGAGCTGTCATCAAACAGTCGGCGCGCTGACGCGCATCGGTTCTACGAGAGAGCGGGGTTCAGTCGCGCCAACGCCTACCTCAAATGGCTCGGTTAG
- a CDS encoding enoyl-CoA hydratase-related protein produces the protein MSHQNYAMHARDDGADYVLVSSPRPRVRLITLNNPERLNAMSFPLVESLYAALRRVAADNDCMVAILTGSGRGFCSGMDLTDVGMPPGSDGLPISRIAIRAMAFMSDVVPAMRAIPQPLICAVNGPSYGGGMCIPLGADIRIAARSATFRGAGINNGLAGTECGVSYLLPRLIGASRANEIILSGREVDADEAERIGLVSRVVDDAELVDCALEMADRMCGYSAHGLSMTKEVLWANLEAGSLKAAIDLENRNQLLVRMTTQNLDEAIRARKHGRPPVYED, from the coding sequence ATGAGTCACCAGAACTACGCCATGCACGCGCGTGACGACGGCGCGGACTACGTGCTCGTGTCGAGCCCGCGGCCGCGCGTTCGACTGATCACGCTCAACAACCCCGAGCGGCTCAACGCGATGTCGTTTCCGCTCGTCGAGTCGCTGTACGCCGCGCTCCGCCGCGTCGCCGCCGACAACGACTGCATGGTCGCAATCCTGACCGGAAGCGGTCGCGGCTTCTGCTCGGGCATGGACCTGACCGACGTCGGGATGCCGCCGGGAAGCGACGGGCTTCCGATCTCGCGCATCGCGATCCGCGCGATGGCGTTCATGTCGGACGTGGTACCGGCAATGCGTGCGATTCCGCAGCCGCTGATTTGCGCGGTCAACGGCCCGTCGTACGGCGGCGGAATGTGCATTCCGCTCGGCGCCGACATCCGCATCGCGGCGCGCTCGGCGACCTTTCGCGGCGCCGGCATCAACAACGGCCTCGCCGGTACCGAGTGCGGCGTAAGCTATCTACTCCCGCGACTGATCGGCGCGTCGCGCGCCAACGAGATCATCCTGTCGGGTCGCGAGGTCGATGCGGACGAAGCCGAGCGTATCGGCCTCGTCTCGCGCGTCGTCGATGACGCCGAGCTCGTCGATTGCGCCCTCGAGATGGCCGACCGCATGTGCGGCTACAGCGCGCACGGTCTTTCGATGACGAAGGAAGTGCTGTGGGCGAACCTCGAGGCGGGCAGCCTCAAGGCCGCCATCGATCTCGAGAACCGCAACCAGCTGCTCGTGCGCATGACGACGCAGAATCTCGACGAGGCGATTCGCGCGCGAAAGCATGGACGTCCGCCGGTCTACGAAGACTGA
- a CDS encoding glutathione S-transferase family protein: protein MITLYGVPGSRAFRTIWMLEELGVPYENVPTHFANGDTKKPDYLALNPNGHIPTLVDDGTPYWESMAINLYLAKKYDKGLQPKSAEGEAHAIQWSFWAMTEVENPLIEVLMHRMFLPADQRNPKVAEAAVEKLQGPLGVLDRHLAGRKYVLGDQYSVADVNLASVLSWGPLVGLDLSGFPSLGKWLMECSARPAAKTASAKAMG from the coding sequence ATGATCACGTTGTATGGCGTGCCCGGCTCGCGGGCGTTTCGCACGATCTGGATGCTCGAGGAGCTCGGCGTCCCTTATGAAAATGTCCCGACCCACTTCGCGAACGGCGACACGAAGAAGCCGGACTATCTCGCGCTGAATCCGAATGGCCACATTCCGACGCTCGTCGACGACGGGACGCCGTACTGGGAGTCGATGGCGATCAACCTGTATCTCGCGAAGAAGTACGACAAGGGCCTGCAGCCGAAGTCGGCTGAAGGCGAAGCGCACGCCATACAGTGGAGCTTCTGGGCGATGACCGAGGTCGAGAACCCGCTCATCGAAGTGCTGATGCACCGCATGTTCCTGCCCGCCGACCAGCGCAATCCCAAAGTCGCCGAAGCGGCCGTCGAAAAGCTCCAGGGCCCGCTCGGTGTGCTCGACCGGCATCTGGCCGGCCGCAAGTACGTGCTCGGCGACCAGTACAGTGTCGCCGACGTGAATCTTGCGTCGGTTCTTTCGTGGGGTCCGCTCGTAGGGCTCGACCTGTCCGGTTTCCCGTCGCTCGGGAAGTGGCTGATGGAGTGCTCGGCGCGGCCTGCGGCAAAGACCGCGTCGGCCAAGGCGATGGGCTAG
- a CDS encoding sigma 54-interacting transcriptional regulator, producing MSEVPTATLPARILIVEDESIVAFDIATRLRRLGHEVVGTARSGEAAFQLAIEHKPDLVLMDVRIEGEEDGIELAKRIRREHDIPIVFLTAYADPTTLERARSAAPLGYIVKPFDQRDIEVTVQTALGRGAIHRNLQRAHDDLKAVLDAQRHGTLLVDGESRVTFASRAALSMLGLEEESVLGSNWQDALGLSKSDRQRLDNAVRNPAGHAGTVLVHIPHGAGVPTAVEVEVREDVRTAGGRMFFLYDVSRVVHLERILDERSRFSDIVGNSDPMKQIFLQIRDYGAVEVPVLVDGETGSGKELVARAIHRSSVRADGNFVAVNCAGLSDELASSQLFGHARGAFTDAIGDYEGLFRAANGGTLFLDEIGELSARVQASLLRVLDERLVYPVGRTKGEPVDVRIVAATNRDLAEEVRLGHFRADLYYRVRAARITLPPLRDRKEDIVHLVRHFLAAQSAVTGKTVRGVGNETLRLLHLYDWPGNVRELRNAIAVAAARARGELIQADDLPVEVLDGAAAAASLPQGPMASRLEVLEALHRAGGNRSQAAKLLGVSRATFYRRLTVLGVPGFGADDPEHGEQPKDE from the coding sequence ATGAGCGAAGTACCTACGGCTACTCTTCCGGCACGCATCCTGATCGTCGAAGACGAAAGCATCGTCGCGTTCGACATCGCCACGCGGCTGCGGCGCCTCGGCCACGAAGTGGTGGGAACCGCGCGCAGCGGCGAAGCGGCTTTCCAGCTCGCGATCGAGCACAAACCCGACCTCGTGCTGATGGACGTGCGCATCGAGGGCGAGGAAGACGGCATCGAGCTCGCCAAGCGCATCCGCCGGGAACACGACATCCCGATCGTGTTCCTGACCGCGTACGCCGATCCGACCACGCTCGAGCGCGCGCGCAGCGCCGCACCGCTCGGTTATATCGTCAAGCCGTTCGACCAGCGCGACATCGAGGTCACCGTGCAGACCGCGCTCGGTCGCGGCGCAATCCATCGCAACCTGCAGCGCGCGCACGACGACCTGAAGGCCGTGCTCGATGCGCAGCGCCACGGCACGCTTCTCGTCGACGGCGAGAGCCGCGTCACGTTCGCGAGCCGTGCGGCGCTGTCGATGCTTGGCCTCGAGGAGGAGAGCGTGCTCGGCAGCAACTGGCAGGATGCGCTCGGACTCTCCAAGAGCGATCGCCAGCGTCTCGACAACGCCGTTCGCAATCCGGCGGGACATGCCGGAACGGTGCTGGTGCACATACCGCACGGTGCCGGCGTTCCGACGGCGGTCGAAGTCGAGGTGCGCGAAGACGTGCGCACGGCCGGCGGCAGGATGTTCTTCCTGTACGACGTGTCGCGCGTCGTGCACCTCGAGCGCATCCTCGACGAGCGCTCGCGCTTCAGCGACATCGTCGGCAACAGCGATCCGATGAAGCAGATCTTCCTGCAGATCCGCGACTACGGCGCTGTCGAAGTGCCGGTGCTCGTCGACGGCGAAACCGGTTCGGGCAAAGAGCTGGTTGCGCGCGCGATCCACCGCAGCAGCGTGCGCGCCGACGGAAATTTCGTCGCCGTCAACTGCGCGGGACTTTCCGACGAGCTCGCCTCGAGCCAGCTCTTCGGACACGCCCGCGGCGCGTTCACCGACGCGATCGGCGACTACGAGGGACTCTTCCGCGCAGCCAACGGCGGAACGCTGTTTCTCGACGAGATCGGCGAGCTGTCGGCGCGCGTGCAGGCGAGCCTGCTTCGCGTGCTCGACGAGCGGCTCGTCTATCCGGTCGGACGCACCAAGGGAGAGCCGGTCGACGTGCGCATCGTCGCCGCGACCAATCGCGACCTTGCCGAGGAGGTGAGGCTCGGACACTTCCGTGCCGATCTTTACTATCGCGTGCGCGCGGCGCGCATTACGCTTCCCCCGCTGCGCGACCGCAAGGAAGACATCGTGCACCTGGTGCGGCACTTCCTCGCCGCGCAGAGCGCCGTTACCGGCAAGACCGTACGCGGCGTCGGCAACGAAACGCTGCGGCTGCTTCACCTGTACGATTGGCCGGGCAACGTGCGCGAGCTTCGCAATGCGATCGCTGTGGCGGCGGCGCGCGCCCGCGGCGAGCTCATCCAGGCCGACGATCTTCCGGTCGAAGTGCTCGACGGTGCGGCTGCTGCCGCATCGCTGCCGCAGGGTCCGATGGCCTCGCGGCTCGAGGTGCTCGAAGCGCTGCACCGCGCGGGCGGCAACCGGTCGCAGGCCGCCAAGCTGCTCGGAGTGAGTCGCGCCACGTTCTACCGGCGGCTGACGGTGCTTGGGGTCCCGGGGTTTGGTGCCGACGATCCAGAGCACGGCGAGCAGCCGAAGGATGAATGA